A DNA window from Ostrea edulis chromosome 5, xbOstEdul1.1, whole genome shotgun sequence contains the following coding sequences:
- the LOC130055235 gene encoding uncharacterized protein LOC130055235, whose protein sequence is MDPGFDSCHAFPIHVISSNEFLKRFSTKFWNNVKSKIIEKNITVMHVVPKGPPEGDIEGIVWLKSFSVLEQHIVHSLNHVQFCCYGLLKILIHFEVEKYDETRDTLCSYHAKTVLFHVLEDIHSDFWIPSNIFYCLWICLTRLLLFVKRGVCPNYFIPECNLFLKNRILETKCKIEETLLKVLQSGAYNMLFYMKYLSETYPVKLLQNIPTYLRKHFTLCHALKSVSGQHSTYFECTWSILKAIHLLQNERNEIKRTTLNYLFMVLMRRAGVLLYEKYILYGKTKYLLTAEAAFIVARHSDASGGLYLATLWYCCGKFERSMKLVSSILKKLPDSDSPHISYDISLGYDLSKPWCSFRDLMRSNLFFKMELYKDSSFLPKALENVVRKDSKTFEEFLLYDKSYAFVLMFLCHLEVNGKEECIQMRNELNKSYEDSNFSYLTPQVQQNSKILAKVVDSKMTELTSTF, encoded by the coding sequence ATGGATCCCGGATTCGATTCGTGTCATGCTTTTCCGATTCATGTTATTTCTTCGAATGAATTTTTGAAACGCTTTTCGACTAAATTTTGGAATAATGTGAAATCAAAAATCATAGAGAAAAATATCACCGTTATGCATGTGGTTCCAAAAGGACCCCCTGAAGGTGACATTGAGGGTATTGTATGgctcaagtctttttcagtccTTGAACAACATATAGTGCATTCACTAAATCACGTGCAATTTTGCTGTTACGGATTATTAAAAATCCTAATccattttgaagttgaaaagtACGACGAAACTCGCGACACACTATGTTCATACCATGCGAAGACCGTTCTGTTTCATGTGTTAGAAGATATCCACTCCGACTTCTGGATTCCTAGcaatattttctattgcttatggATTTGTTTAACACGACTTCTATTATTTGTCAAGAGGGGAGTTTGCCCAAACTATTTTATTCCAGAATGCAATCTTTTTCTGAAGAATAGAATTTTAGAAACAAAGTGCAAAATTGAGGAAACACTACTGAAAGTCCTACAATCTGGAGCGTATAACATGttgttttatatgaaatacTTGTCCGAAACATACCCTGTAAAATTATTGCAAAATATACCCACATACTTGAGAAAACATTTTACACTGTGCCATGCCTTAAAATCAGTGAGCGGACAACATTCAACATATTTTGAATGTACGTGGTCCATTTTGAAAGCAATTCATCTCTTACAGAATGAGAGGAACGAAATAAAACGCACGACGCTAAATTACCTTTTTATGGTTTTAATGAGAAGAGCAGGGGTTCTTTTGTATGAGAAATACATACTTTATGGGAAAACTAAGTACCTACTAACTGCAGAAGCTGCATTCATCGTTGCACGACATTCTGATGCATCGGGGGGACTTTATTTAGCTACATTGTGGTACTGTTGTGGAAAATTTGAACGCTCAATGAAGCTTGTATCCAGCATTCTCAAGAAATTACCGGACAGTGATTCTCCACATATTTCATATGACATTTCTCTAGGATATGATCTCAGTAAACCATGGTGCAGCTTTAGAGATCTGATGAGAAGCAATTTATTCTTTAAGATGGAGTTATACAAAGATAGTAGTTTCCTGCCAAAGGCACTTGAAAACGTTGTACGTAAAGACTCAAAGACATTTGAAGAATTTCTATTATATGATAAATCATACGCTTTCGTCTTAATGTTCCTTTGTCATCTGGAGGTAAATGGGAAAGAGGAATGTATACAAATGCGTAACGAACTAAATAAATCTTACGAGGATTCTAATTTTAGTTATCTTACACCCCAAGTGCAACAGAATTCGAAAATCTTAGCAAAAGTTGTTGACAGCAAGATGACGGAACTAACTTCCACATTTTAA